The following coding sequences are from one Pseudonocardia sp. HH130630-07 window:
- a CDS encoding acyl-CoA synthetase, translated as MVNHRATWWTDRQELTDGRTTLLLTSLTAGHDLDRAVVVGDDALSRSELLDRAGRFAAGIPGDGPVAVHATASLDTVVAVTGCLLAGVPVVPVPPDSGPAERGHVLRDSGATAWAGACPDDVSLPPVVPGSQPVTARETDPERTAMLLYTSGTTGAPKGAQLSGGAIAAGLDALFEVWDWTPDDTVAHGLPLFHVHGLILGVLGSLRRGSRVVHTVKPQPARYAAAGGTVYFGVPTVWNRIVEEPESARALAGARLLVSGSAPLPASLFERIAGLTGQAPVERYGMTETMITLSATAGGERRAGWVGLPVPGATTRLAPAEEGETGAVPDDGETVGRLEVRGPMLFGGYLNRPDANAECWSADGWFRTGDLAVRDAGGFHRIVGRESTDLIKSGGYRIGSGEIEAVLLDHPAVAEVAVVGLPDPDLGQKIVAFVVGEGPGEALIDHVAAQLSRHKRPREVVFVDALPRNPMGKVQKKLLGT; from the coding sequence ATGGTGAACCACCGTGCCACCTGGTGGACCGATCGACAAGAGCTCACCGACGGGAGAACGACGTTGTTGCTCACCTCGCTCACGGCCGGGCACGATCTCGACCGCGCGGTCGTCGTCGGCGACGATGCGCTGTCCCGTTCCGAGCTGCTCGACCGGGCCGGCCGGTTCGCCGCCGGGATCCCGGGCGACGGTCCGGTGGCGGTGCACGCCACCGCGTCGCTGGACACCGTCGTGGCGGTGACCGGGTGCCTGCTCGCGGGAGTACCGGTCGTCCCGGTGCCGCCGGACTCCGGCCCGGCCGAGCGCGGGCACGTGCTCCGCGACTCCGGCGCGACGGCGTGGGCCGGGGCGTGCCCGGACGACGTGTCCCTGCCGCCGGTCGTACCCGGCTCGCAGCCGGTCACGGCCCGGGAGACCGATCCGGAGCGGACCGCGATGCTGCTCTACACCTCGGGGACCACCGGTGCACCCAAGGGGGCGCAGCTCTCCGGCGGTGCGATCGCGGCCGGGCTCGACGCCCTGTTCGAGGTGTGGGACTGGACCCCCGACGACACCGTCGCGCACGGCCTGCCGCTGTTCCACGTGCACGGCCTGATCCTCGGCGTGCTCGGGTCGCTGCGGCGCGGGTCGCGGGTCGTGCACACCGTGAAGCCCCAGCCCGCCCGCTACGCCGCGGCGGGGGGCACCGTCTACTTCGGGGTGCCGACGGTGTGGAACCGGATCGTCGAGGAGCCGGAGTCCGCCAGGGCGCTGGCCGGGGCCCGGCTGCTCGTCTCGGGCAGCGCGCCGCTGCCGGCGTCGTTGTTCGAGCGGATCGCCGGCCTCACCGGCCAGGCTCCGGTCGAGCGGTACGGCATGACCGAGACGATGATCACGCTCAGTGCGACGGCCGGTGGCGAACGTCGCGCGGGCTGGGTCGGGCTGCCGGTGCCGGGGGCCACGACCCGGCTGGCCCCGGCCGAGGAGGGCGAGACCGGTGCCGTCCCGGACGACGGCGAGACCGTCGGCCGGCTGGAGGTACGGGGCCCGATGCTGTTCGGCGGCTACCTCAACCGGCCGGACGCGAACGCCGAGTGCTGGTCCGCCGACGGCTGGTTCCGCACCGGCGACCTCGCGGTGCGTGACGCCGGCGGGTTCCACCGGATCGTCGGCCGCGAGTCCACCGACCTGATCAAGTCCGGCGGGTACCGGATCGGTTCCGGCGAGATCGAGGCCGTGCTGCTGGACCACCCGGCGGTGGCCGAGGTCGCCGTCGTGGGCCTGCCCGACCCCGACCTGGGCCAGAAGATCGTGGCGTTCGTCGTCGGCGAGGGCCCCGGCGAGGCGTTGATCGACCACGTGGCCGCCCAGCTGTCGCGGCACAAGCGCCCGCGGGAGGTCGTGTTCGTCGACGCACTGCCGCGGAACCCGATGGGGAAGGTGCAGAAGAAGCTGCTCGGGACCTGA
- a CDS encoding IclR family transcriptional regulator has translation MAATNSVVSAIRVLEAVGARQPIGLSELARAVGLPKSTVQRTLQTLAEVGWCRADDRSRWRLTYRAFAVGNQARDAGGLRERALPVLHELQLTTGETVHLAAPDGRELVLVERLDTAHRLRAFLPLGQRIPLHASATGQAFLAACPDPEIEDYLDGPLAPSTRRTVVGPDALRARLRDVRNRGWSVNPEGLTDGIAAVGAAIRGADGRPVGALSVSGPTVRMTDEVFDAHGRAAAEAAGRISRELGARD, from the coding sequence GTGGCGGCGACGAACAGTGTGGTCTCGGCGATCCGCGTGCTCGAGGCGGTCGGCGCCCGGCAGCCGATCGGCCTGTCCGAGCTCGCCCGTGCGGTGGGGCTGCCGAAGTCGACGGTGCAGCGGACCCTGCAGACGCTCGCCGAGGTCGGCTGGTGCCGGGCCGACGACCGGTCGCGCTGGCGGCTGACCTACCGGGCGTTCGCCGTCGGCAACCAGGCCCGCGACGCCGGCGGCCTGCGTGAGCGGGCCCTGCCGGTGCTGCACGAGCTGCAGCTCACGACGGGGGAGACGGTCCATCTCGCCGCGCCGGACGGCCGGGAGCTGGTGCTCGTCGAACGGCTGGACACCGCGCACCGGCTGCGCGCGTTCCTCCCGCTCGGCCAGCGGATCCCGCTGCACGCCTCGGCCACCGGGCAGGCGTTCCTGGCCGCCTGCCCGGACCCCGAGATCGAGGACTACCTCGACGGCCCGCTCGCGCCGTCGACCCGCCGGACCGTCGTCGGGCCGGACGCGTTGCGCGCCCGGCTGCGGGACGTGCGGAACCGTGGCTGGTCGGTGAACCCCGAGGGACTCACCGACGGCATCGCCGCGGTGGGCGCGGCGATCCGGGGCGCCGACGGCCGTCCGGTGGGCGCGCTGTCGGTCTCCGGCCCGACCGTCCGGATGACCGACGAGGTCTTCGACGCGCACGGCCGGGCCGCCGCCGAGGCGGCCGGGCGCATCTCCCGGGAGCTGGGCGCCCGGGACTGA